A DNA window from Macadamia integrifolia cultivar HAES 741 chromosome 4, SCU_Mint_v3, whole genome shotgun sequence contains the following coding sequences:
- the LOC122076700 gene encoding rhomboid-like protein 11, chloroplastic encodes MGHIHRLLTPNPASTKVVFINSISSRTSTLFPFNIQFGIPARSPSIVSTKLSSGGLFSFSAARLRHVCRMKDSDMISQLEIGRPEEKRRPKHVNGVFCIILLNLGIFAADHWFQLRGIQSLYLYHNWPTWYQFVTATFCHANWNHLSSNLFFLYIFGKLVEEEEGSFALWLSYILTGAGANLVSWLVLPRNAVSVGASGAVFGLFAISVLVKMSWDWRKILEVLILGQFVVEKVMEAAQASTGLSGKFFGGYSLQSVNHIAHLSGALIGVGLVWLLSKVPSLPSEQETSNLGRKSDRSS; translated from the exons ATGGGACACATCCATCGGCTTCTCACGCCGAACCCTGCTTCAACCAAAGTTGTATTTATCAATTCAATCTCTTCCAGGACCTCCACCCTCTTCCCATTCAATATTCAATTTGGAATCCCTGCTCGTTCTCCTTCCATTGTTTCCACAAAGCTCTCCAGCGGcggtttgttttctttttccgcCGCTCGGCTTCGACATGTTTGCAGGATGAAAGACTCAG ATATGATATCACAGCTGGAAATTGGTAGGCCTGAAGAGAAGAGGAGACCGAAGCATGTCAATGGGGTATTCTGCATCATCCTCCTTAACCTCGGAATTTTTGCAGCTGATCACTGGTTTCAG cttCGAGGAATTCAATCACTATATTTGTACCACAATTGGCCTACCTGGTACCAGTTTGTGACAGCGACGTTCTGTCATGCTAATTG gaacCACCTTTCAAGCAATTTATTCTTCTTATACATTTTTG GGAAGCTtgtggaagaggaggaaggaagctTTGCCTTATGGTTGTCTTATATTCTAACTGGTGCTGGAGCAAACCTTGTTTCATGGTTGGTTCTTCCTAGGAATGCTGTTTCAGTTGGAGCCTCTGGTGCCGTTTTTGGGCTCTTTGCAATCAGTGTTCTTGTCAAG ATGAGTTGGGACTGGAGGAAAATACTTGAAGTACTTATATTGGGCCAATTTGTTGTCGAAAAG GTGATGGAAGCAGCGCAAGCATCAACGGGATTGTCAGGAAAGTTTTTTGGAGGCTATTCCCTCCAGAGTGTCAATCATATTGCGCACCTCTCTGGTGCTCTGATTGGTGTAGGTTTGGTGTGGCTTCTAAGTAAAGTTCCTTCTCTACCTTCAGAGCAAGAAACATCTAATTTGGGTAGAAAATCAGACAGATCCTCATAA